The DNA segment CTTTGTATTACAAAAATAAGTAATAAAGCTGTAATGACCGCGCATATATCAGTAGCTGCCACAGTTAAACTATTACTGGTTTGCTTTGGTAATTACACAGCAACGTTTGCTACTTTATTAAGTAAATCTGTGATTAATTTCCCGAGCGTACCACCAGCTGTCGTACCAATTGCTAGAGCAACAACAGTTGCAACCGCAACCGCAACAATTGCATATTCAATCGCTGTTACACCGCGTTCATCATTTTTGAATTCTTCTAGAAAAAGTTTTGTTTTAACATAAGTTGAAAGAAACATAATAGACTCCACATCGTATCTAATTGATTATTACTCAGCTTTAATCACCAACAACCAAAGTAAGTATCTGAATTATTAATATTCATTGTTTATAAAGCACCTACCCAAACAAGGTAGAGAACACTTTAAGAACGAGATTTAGAATATCATACCGTTTAAAAATGACATCCTAAAAAATTTAAACATATACCCGTCACCTTATTAAATAATAAGACAATCAGCCCATTCTTCATACTTGGGTTGAGCCTGTAGAAAAACCACATCTCAACTTCAAAATATGCCAAAGCTAATTTTAACTATAGCCCAAATGATGACATTGTCATTTAAACCCTATGAAATTCTGAAGTTTTTATTTAGAGCAATACTTCATCGGCACCAAAAGGTCCTTTACTCTAAAAATTAAACATCTTAACTCTGAAATAGTCATGACAAAAATTAAATAACTTTAATTACAATTAGTTACAATGATAGTTGTGCTTTTAAACAATTCAAATCAACATCTTTTTATTAATTTTAACTGCTATTAAACTTATATAACGCCCGTCTCATATACGGGACACCTAACCACACTATTTGAGAACTGCATCACAATTAAAGAAAATGTTCTATTTCTCAAAAACAAGACAATTATTCCATTATATTATTGAACTAAGATCACTAATAATTCCTTGTATTTAAAATGTAGCTCATAGAATTGGTCTGTCAATTTTCTACTTATAGAAAAAATCGATTATTTTTTTATTTGATATAATTATCAGAAATGGAATTAACCTCATAAAATTGGACGTAGTCATTATTAATAAGAAGCATTCAAATAAAGCTTATATTTTTCTTCTCCGCTATGGTCGTATATACGACCATAGTGGCATTCAAACGCTCGTTTAAAAACTACCAATATGTTGCTAGTATGTTACAATAAAGTAACGAAATACTAACGATGGAACGGGTAATCATGAGTCGACCAATACATGCAGACGTAGAACTTAACCAAGAAGTGGCCTCGCAATCTTGCTCATTGCCACCACCCAATGAGCTTTTGCTTAAATGGGCGGACTCTCGACCCCAAGAGGTTTATCTTAAACAGATTATTGACCGTCAATTCGTTACCTATACCTATTCTCAGGTTGCACAGATGGCCCTAAAATTTGTTACCGCCTTGAGAGAAAAAGGATTACAGCCTGGCGATAAGATAGCGTTGATATCTAAAAACTGCGCGGAATGGTTTATCACTGACCTAGCATTAATGATGGGTGACTTTGTTAGTGTCCCTATTTTCCCTACCGCAGGTGCAGACACAATTGATTACTGTATTAATCACAGCGAAAGTAAAGCAGCTATCATTGGCAAGCTAGATAACGCTGCTGCTGTCGAATCCGTAATAAATGCTCATCCTGAGCTTTTAACGATATCTTTGCCTTATGATACGGCACCAAAATGTGACTTCGAATTTAACACCATGATAGAAACTTCACGACCAACGGACGAGCGTCCTCAACACTTCGACGACAAACTAATGTCATTGGTTTATACCTCGGGTACATCTGGAACACCAAAGGGAGCAATGCTTACTTATGGCGCCTTCAGTTGGTCAGCCGAGCGCTTAGTTGAGATCCTTGGTGTTCAAAAAGAAGATCGCGCATTCTCTTATTTGCCGTTGGCACATATTACAGAACGTGTATATATCTTTGGTTCGTCTATCGTTGGCGGTGTTCAGGTTGCCTTTCCTGAGTCGTTGGACACATTTATTGACGATGTCAAAATGCAAAGGCCGACACTGTTTATATCTGTACCTCGTCTATGGGCTCTCTTCCAACAACGTATCCAAGACAAAATGCCTCAAAAGAAACTCAACTTTCTGCTGAAAATACCATTTGTGAATTCAATCGTTAAAAAGAAAATCATAGAAGGATTAGGACTGGATCAAAGCCGGGTCTTAGGCTGTGGCTCTGCACCCGTATCACCGGCACTTCTCAATTGGTATCACAGTGTAGGCATAAATATAACCGAAGCTTGGGGGATGACAGAGTCGTTTGCTTACAGCACACTCAACTACCCTTTCAGATCTGAAAAAATCGGGACAGTTGGTAATGGCGGACCGGGTATAGAACTTAAGATAGCTACCGACGAAGAAATCATGGTGCGTAGTAAAGGTATGTTCGCTGGATATTACAAGAATGAAAAAGCAACCAAAGCTTCCTTTGATGATGATGGTTGGCTGCATACTGGTGATATTGGATCGTTAGATGACGAAGGTTATCTCTCCATACAAGGACGTAAAAAAGATACATTTAAAACAGCAAAAGGCAAATTTGTCGCGCCTGTACCTATTGAGAAAAAACTCTATGAGTACAGCCGAGTGGAAATGATGTGTTTAATAGGTCTAGGTATGCCTGCGCCCATTCTTTTAGCCGTCCCTCATCAGTTCCCTAACTTTGACAAAGAACGTTATCAGAGGCGAGCAGAACGCGTCATTAAACGTATGAATCAAGATTTAGAATCTCATGAAAAAATTAAAGGTGTCTTGATGGTGAAAGAACCGTGGAGTATCGAGAATGATATTTTAACACCAACCTTAAAGATTAAGCGCCATATTCTAGAGAAGAAGTATCACGACGTTGGCGCTAACTGGCCAAAAGATAAAGTGGTTATTTGGGAAGAGTAACCTCTTTTCTGTCTAGACCTAATGACCCTATATCACTCGGTATGGGGTCTCTCTCATTTATCTTATGAACTTATCTTTCACCGCGGTAAACAACATTAAACCTTTCGCAAACTAACTCCATATTTCTGACCATTTAATACCTAACTCGTCACACACCGAACGAAAAAAATTGGTGTGAGCGAGATGCCATCCCCGATAACTTTTATCCCCCCCCTTCTCCCTCGGCAAATGCAAAATATTCTGAAACTTGATTGAATGGTATCTGCTTTATAGACCTTGTTTCTATGATACAGACAGGCACCTCATCCCAATTCAGTAAGACCATCAGCCAGCCAACTTAAGGAAGCACTTCACCTTCGAGATTGTAAGCAGCCTTCAAGCTGCAGGTTGCGGTTTTAATTCCTTTCAATACAAGACGAGCGCATTCATTCGCATTCCATTCATCGCCACAAAAATACTCTGCAACGACTGAAAGACTGTCCGTATACTGCCCCTTTAGCAGTGTCTGAAAATATTTATTTAAGTAAGGTTGATGTTCAGTTTTTATATCGACAACCCCTATTTTTTTACAGATTATCTATCATCGGTAGATATAACGTATAATAACGGCAAAACTATTTGTAGGTACATTATGACTCAACTCAATAACCCACTTCATGGGGTTAAACTTGAAAAACTACTCACGGATCTCGTCGAACATTATGGCTGGGAGGAATTAAGCAGTATGGTCAACATAAATTGCTTTAAGAAAGATCCAAGCATCAAATCTAGCTTAAAATTTTTACGCAAAACAGATTGGGCGAGAACGAAAGTTGAAAGCCTTTGGCTTAATATGCAATAAAATAACCCACCACTAATCGTAGTATTAGCAAATTTCACCCAATAAAAAACCCGAAAGCTTACACTTTCGGGTTTTTTTAACTCAGAACAAAGAAGTTATTTCTTCTCTTTTCTTTCTCTTTCTTTGTCTTCTTTAACTTTAGCAATGACTGCTTCAGCAACGCTGTTCGGACACGGAGAGTAGTTAGCAAATTCCATTGAGAACTGACCACGACCAGAAGTCATTGTGCGTAGGTGACCGATATAACCAAACATTTCTGAAAGAGGAACGTCTGCTTTAATACGAGCACCAGTAACTCCCGCTTGTTGATCTTTAATCATGCCGCGGCGACGGTTAAGGTCACCAATAACATCACCAACGTGATCATCTGGCGTAAATACGTCAACGTTCATGATTGGTTCAAGAAGTTGCGCACCAGCTTTAGGCATAGACTGACGGAATGCACCTTTCGCTGCGATTTCAAATGCAATTGCAGATGAATCCACGGCGTGGAAGCCACCATCAAATAATTCAACTTCAACGTCTAGTGTTGGGAAACCAGCAAGAACACCGTTTT comes from the Vibrio sp. DW001 genome and includes:
- a CDS encoding VF530 family protein, with translation MTQLNNPLHGVKLEKLLTDLVEHYGWEELSSMVNINCFKKDPSIKSSLKFLRKTDWARTKVESLWLNMQ
- a CDS encoding AMP-binding protein — its product is MERVIMSRPIHADVELNQEVASQSCSLPPPNELLLKWADSRPQEVYLKQIIDRQFVTYTYSQVAQMALKFVTALREKGLQPGDKIALISKNCAEWFITDLALMMGDFVSVPIFPTAGADTIDYCINHSESKAAIIGKLDNAAAVESVINAHPELLTISLPYDTAPKCDFEFNTMIETSRPTDERPQHFDDKLMSLVYTSGTSGTPKGAMLTYGAFSWSAERLVEILGVQKEDRAFSYLPLAHITERVYIFGSSIVGGVQVAFPESLDTFIDDVKMQRPTLFISVPRLWALFQQRIQDKMPQKKLNFLLKIPFVNSIVKKKIIEGLGLDQSRVLGCGSAPVSPALLNWYHSVGINITEAWGMTESFAYSTLNYPFRSEKIGTVGNGGPGIELKIATDEEIMVRSKGMFAGYYKNEKATKASFDDDGWLHTGDIGSLDDEGYLSIQGRKKDTFKTAKGKFVAPVPIEKKLYEYSRVEMMCLIGLGMPAPILLAVPHQFPNFDKERYQRRAERVIKRMNQDLESHEKIKGVLMVKEPWSIENDILTPTLKIKRHILEKKYHDVGANWPKDKVVIWEE
- a CDS encoding Flp family type IVb pilin; the protein is MFLSTYVKTKLFLEEFKNDERGVTAIEYAIVAVAVATVVALAIGTTAGGTLGKLITDLLNKVANVAV